A genome region from Chengkuizengella sp. SCS-71B includes the following:
- a CDS encoding ABC transporter permease, producing MKTLSRWLLRESIIIPLISVFAGLIIGAIIMMFGGYNPFEAYQALFNKAFGSVYGVGETIRTITPLIFTGLAVAFAFRTGLFNIGAEGQFIMGSLAAAYVGIMLDLPAIIHMPLAVIVGGIVGGLWGGIAGFLKASRGVHEVITTIMLNWIALYLSNYLIRTHLLEKGQQKSETLAQSSWLSFSFLTDIFNNARVHFGFLIAILCAIVFYVILQKMKQGYELRSVGLNPHAAEYAGINVKSNIIKAMVISGMFAGLGGAVEVLGVTHNVIILPAFQGYGFDGIAVALLGGNAAFGSVVGAFLLGTLTFGATGMKLGAGVPFEIINIVIALVIYFVASRLIFKRLMNALNVNKQEEQ from the coding sequence ATGAAAACATTATCACGTTGGTTATTAAGAGAATCAATTATAATACCTCTTATTTCAGTGTTTGCTGGGCTTATAATTGGAGCAATCATTATGATGTTTGGTGGTTATAACCCATTTGAGGCATATCAAGCACTTTTTAATAAAGCATTTGGTAGTGTTTATGGTGTTGGTGAAACGATTCGAACAATTACTCCACTTATATTTACTGGACTAGCTGTTGCTTTTGCATTTAGGACAGGTTTATTCAACATTGGTGCAGAGGGACAGTTCATTATGGGTTCACTAGCTGCCGCTTACGTAGGTATCATGCTTGACCTTCCAGCTATCATTCATATGCCACTAGCTGTTATTGTTGGAGGTATCGTTGGTGGATTATGGGGTGGAATAGCAGGCTTTCTTAAGGCATCTCGTGGAGTACATGAAGTTATCACTACCATTATGCTAAACTGGATTGCTTTATATTTGTCAAACTATTTAATCCGTACGCATTTGTTAGAAAAAGGTCAACAAAAATCAGAAACGCTAGCTCAAAGCTCATGGTTGTCCTTTTCATTTTTAACAGACATATTCAATAATGCTCGTGTACATTTTGGTTTTTTAATTGCCATTCTTTGTGCGATAGTATTTTATGTGATTTTACAGAAAATGAAACAAGGATATGAGCTTCGTTCCGTTGGACTCAATCCACATGCTGCCGAATATGCAGGGATAAACGTAAAAAGCAATATAATAAAGGCAATGGTTATTAGCGGGATGTTCGCAGGACTGGGCGGTGCTGTAGAAGTACTTGGTGTGACTCATAATGTGATCATATTGCCTGCCTTCCAGGGATATGGATTTGATGGTATCGCTGTTGCATTGTTAGGTGGAAACGCAGCATTTGGTTCAGTCGTCGGTGCATTTTTATTAGGGACTTTAACTTTTGGAGCAACAGGGATGAAACTTGGTGCAGGTGTCCCATTTGAAATAATCAATATTGTCATTGCCCTTGTTATTTACTTTGTAGCGTCAAGGTTAATTTTTAAAAGGCTAATGAATGCATTGAATGTGAATAAACAGGAGGAACAATAA
- a CDS encoding ABC transporter permease → MDWLKIFVDLTHNTIVFSTALVFAAIGGMFSERSGVVNIALEGLMIIGAFTGAVVTFFVDQSLGGSAISPWIGFICAIVAGIIFSLPHAVASIRYHADQVVSGIALNFLAIGVAIYFTKVLFDGSAQTKTIKSSFDKWEIPFLSEHSTVGALFKAYPTSVIMLIVVVVSYVVLFKTPFGLRLRAVGEHPRAADTMGINVFRTRYIAVMISGALAAMGGATIVLTTTNNFTHSTISGQGFIALAALIFGKWHPTKTMFAALFFGMATALRSVLQQFGITEYIPVDFIFILPYVLTILVLAGLIGRADAPSALGKPYELGSR, encoded by the coding sequence ATGGATTGGCTAAAAATATTTGTTGATCTGACGCACAATACCATTGTTTTTTCTACGGCTTTAGTATTTGCAGCCATAGGAGGCATGTTCTCTGAACGTTCCGGAGTTGTTAACATTGCGTTAGAAGGGCTTATGATCATAGGAGCTTTTACAGGTGCAGTGGTGACCTTTTTTGTGGATCAATCTTTAGGAGGCAGTGCTATTTCACCATGGATCGGGTTTATTTGTGCGATTGTGGCTGGTATCATCTTTTCATTACCACATGCGGTTGCATCTATTAGATACCATGCAGATCAAGTTGTTAGTGGAATTGCTTTGAACTTTTTAGCAATTGGAGTTGCTATTTACTTTACTAAAGTATTATTTGATGGTTCTGCACAAACTAAAACTATAAAATCTTCTTTTGATAAATGGGAAATACCATTTCTTAGTGAACATTCAACCGTAGGTGCTCTATTTAAAGCTTATCCTACAAGTGTGATTATGTTAATTGTGGTTGTCGTTTCTTATGTAGTACTATTTAAAACTCCATTTGGGTTAAGATTAAGAGCTGTTGGAGAACACCCAAGAGCTGCAGATACGATGGGGATTAATGTGTTTAGAACACGTTATATTGCAGTAATGATCAGTGGTGCTTTAGCAGCAATGGGTGGAGCAACTATTGTATTAACGACTACAAATAACTTTACACATAGTACGATTTCTGGACAAGGATTTATTGCTTTAGCCGCTCTTATTTTTGGTAAGTGGCATCCAACGAAAACGATGTTTGCTGCATTATTTTTTGGAATGGCAACAGCATTAAGATCAGTGCTACAACAGTTTGGAATTACGGAGTATATTCCTGTTGATTTTATATTCATTCTTCCATATGTGCTTACGATTTTAGTCTTAGCAGGGTTAATTGGTCGTGCAGATGCACCTTCAGCCCTAGGTAAACCTTATGAGCTTGGAAGTCGATAA
- a CDS encoding stalk domain-containing protein, which translates to MIKKFKFVLIILLSSLIMPSSSLAVTNISVIVDGEKVNFPDSEPIIDGNRVLIPLRGVFEKIGAKVDWDNNSATITSTLHRGNEQKVVIMKIDSKFVHQMDQNSGSKSKISKIDTTAKLIGSRTLIPLRAAGEAFGYEVSWDEKRSTVIMDKGDTLTSKESSFQQYEYIQSDTYIPDEFEFEVFFLTNEQRVNNKLTPLTLNANISNVANIKSKDMLINQYFDHISPTYGSPFDMMKSFGLNYRAAAENIAAGQNTPEKVVNGWMNSSGHRANILSSNYTQIGVGYYYGSNSNYRHYWTQQFLTPFSS; encoded by the coding sequence ATGATTAAAAAGTTTAAGTTTGTACTCATAATACTATTGTCATCATTAATCATGCCTTCGTCTTCACTTGCAGTCACAAATATCTCAGTCATTGTAGATGGAGAAAAAGTGAATTTCCCAGATTCAGAACCTATTATTGATGGGAATAGAGTATTAATTCCACTTCGAGGTGTTTTTGAAAAAATAGGAGCAAAAGTAGATTGGGATAACAATTCGGCAACCATTACTTCAACATTACATAGAGGAAATGAACAAAAAGTAGTGATTATGAAAATTGATTCTAAATTTGTTCATCAAATGGATCAAAACTCTGGGTCAAAGAGTAAAATTTCTAAAATAGATACAACGGCTAAATTAATAGGCAGCCGAACTTTGATACCTTTAAGAGCAGCAGGAGAAGCATTCGGATATGAAGTTTCATGGGATGAGAAGCGTTCAACAGTCATAATGGATAAAGGTGATACCTTAACCTCTAAAGAATCCAGCTTCCAACAATATGAATATATCCAAAGTGATACATATATTCCAGATGAATTTGAATTTGAAGTATTTTTCTTAACAAATGAGCAAAGAGTAAATAATAAACTAACTCCTTTAACATTAAATGCGAATATTAGCAATGTAGCAAATATTAAATCTAAAGATATGCTTATTAATCAATACTTTGATCATATTTCTCCGACCTATGGATCACCATTTGATATGATGAAATCCTTTGGCTTGAATTATCGTGCAGCTGCAGAAAATATTGCTGCTGGTCAAAACACTCCTGAAAAGGTAGTGAATGGGTGGATGAACAGTTCCGGACATAGAGCAAATATATTATCAAGCAATTATACTCAAATCGGTGTAGGGTATTATTATGGTTCTAATAGCAACTATAGACATTATTGGACTCAACAATTTTTGACTCCTTTCTCTTCATAA
- a CDS encoding alpha/beta fold hydrolase, with amino-acid sequence MKTEVLSLQSNDSFFHVKCWIPETEPKAVVQISHGMAEHIERYDRFANTLVNEGYAVLGNDHRGHGKTAVNKEDLGFFAEKDGWKLVVEDMHTLNLMIKDKYPDLPVFIFGHSMGSFLTRRYIQLYGKGLDGVILSGSGGDGGLLGKLGVHIVKYEVKRKGTRGRSPRMNKLIFGRFNKSFHPNRTEFDWISRDENEVDKYVEDPFTGGVCTASFYYDMLFGVQELHRMENIQQTPKNLPIYFISGDKDPLGNFGKDIKKVVSLYQNSGVKDISYKIYKDARHELLSELNFDEVTHDIIFWFQERLNKER; translated from the coding sequence ATGAAAACAGAGGTTTTGTCACTTCAATCAAATGATTCATTTTTTCATGTGAAGTGTTGGATACCAGAAACAGAACCAAAAGCGGTAGTTCAAATTTCACATGGGATGGCCGAACACATTGAAAGGTATGATCGTTTTGCTAATACACTGGTTAATGAAGGCTATGCTGTTTTAGGGAATGATCATCGAGGTCATGGAAAAACAGCAGTTAATAAAGAAGACCTGGGATTTTTTGCTGAAAAAGATGGCTGGAAGTTAGTAGTAGAAGATATGCATACTTTAAATTTGATGATTAAAGATAAATATCCAGACTTACCTGTTTTTATATTTGGTCATAGTATGGGTTCTTTTTTAACTAGAAGATACATCCAACTTTATGGTAAAGGATTAGATGGTGTAATTTTATCTGGAAGTGGGGGAGATGGAGGATTATTAGGTAAACTAGGAGTACATATTGTTAAATATGAGGTGAAAAGAAAGGGAACACGCGGAAGAAGCCCAAGAATGAATAAACTGATATTTGGCAGATTTAATAAAAGCTTTCATCCAAATCGGACAGAATTTGATTGGATTTCAAGAGATGAAAATGAAGTTGATAAATACGTTGAAGACCCTTTCACAGGGGGTGTGTGTACAGCAAGTTTTTATTATGATATGTTATTCGGAGTGCAGGAGCTGCATCGAATGGAGAATATTCAACAAACTCCTAAGAATTTGCCAATATATTTTATAAGTGGTGATAAAGATCCATTAGGTAATTTTGGAAAGGACATAAAAAAAGTGGTCAGTTTATATCAAAATTCAGGAGTAAAAGATATTTCTTATAAAATATATAAGGATGCCAGACATGAATTATTGAGTGAATTGAATTTTGATGAAGTGACTCATGATATTATATTTTGGTTTCAGGAAAGATTAAATAAAGAGAGGTAA
- a CDS encoding DUF1499 domain-containing protein, which yields MPKVKLGVKDGKLAECPNSPNCVSTQTMDESKKLEPVPFTISNKKAMDKIIKVVEKMPRTKVVIQDNNYLHVTFTTKLFRFVDDVEFYLDEQEKVIHFRSASRMGYSDMGVNRKRMIEITKKFLV from the coding sequence ATGCCTAAAGTTAAACTTGGAGTTAAAGATGGGAAATTAGCCGAATGTCCAAATTCCCCCAATTGTGTATCGACTCAGACAATGGACGAATCGAAAAAGTTGGAGCCTGTTCCTTTTACGATTTCTAATAAGAAGGCAATGGATAAAATAATAAAAGTTGTTGAAAAAATGCCAAGAACGAAAGTTGTGATTCAGGATAATAATTACTTACATGTAACCTTCACAACAAAATTATTTCGTTTTGTAGACGATGTTGAGTTCTACCTTGACGAACAAGAAAAGGTGATTCATTTCCGTTCAGCTTCACGAATGGGTTATTCTGATATGGGTGTGAATCGAAAACGTATGATTGAAATTACAAAAAAATTTCTTGTTTAA
- a CDS encoding NAD(P)-dependent oxidoreductase — MNNVKNTLTIGFIGIGVMGKSMAGHLLKAGYNLHIYTRTKDKAADLISQGATWKNSVIELTRQADVIITMIGYPQDVESIYLGPNGIISNANKGTYLIDMTTSTPTLAKKIAQHAKEKGLFSLDAPVSGGDIGARDARLTIMVGGEAKAFEVCKPILEKMGANIILQGEAGAGQHTKMCNQIAIATNMIGICEAIAYARTSGLDPEKVLQSISTGAAGSWSLSNLAPRIIKEDFEPGFFVKHFIKDMGIALQEASAMGMEMPGLKLAKQLYDELASLGEEDRGTQALYKLWEKK, encoded by the coding sequence ATGAACAATGTAAAAAACACTCTAACGATCGGGTTTATTGGCATAGGTGTTATGGGAAAAAGCATGGCAGGTCATCTGTTGAAAGCAGGCTATAACTTACATATTTATACTAGAACGAAAGATAAAGCTGCTGATCTCATAAGTCAAGGTGCAACTTGGAAAAACTCAGTGATAGAATTAACTAGACAAGCCGATGTGATTATTACAATGATTGGATATCCCCAAGATGTAGAATCTATTTATTTAGGTCCTAACGGAATTATTTCTAATGCTAATAAAGGTACTTATCTAATCGACATGACTACATCTACACCTACATTAGCCAAAAAAATAGCTCAACATGCTAAGGAAAAGGGCCTGTTTTCTTTAGATGCACCTGTTTCAGGCGGTGATATTGGAGCAAGAGATGCTCGTTTAACGATTATGGTAGGAGGAGAAGCAAAAGCCTTTGAGGTTTGTAAACCGATACTTGAAAAAATGGGAGCAAACATCATTCTACAAGGAGAAGCAGGAGCAGGACAACATACAAAAATGTGTAACCAAATCGCTATAGCCACCAATATGATCGGGATTTGTGAAGCCATTGCATATGCGCGAACATCTGGACTTGATCCAGAAAAGGTACTGCAGAGTATTTCCACTGGGGCAGCAGGAAGTTGGTCTTTAAGCAATTTAGCTCCAAGGATCATCAAAGAGGATTTTGAACCTGGTTTTTTTGTAAAACATTTTATTAAAGATATGGGAATTGCATTACAAGAAGCATCAGCTATGGGAATGGAAATGCCTGGACTCAAATTAGCAAAACAATTATACGATGAGCTTGCTAGTTTAGGTGAAGAAGATCGTGGAACACAAGCATTATATAAACTATGGGAAAAAAAATAA